Proteins encoded within one genomic window of Synechococcus sp. PCC 7335:
- a CDS encoding Uma2 family endonuclease, translating to MYFCSYLRLSPPVNTSTTEQPKKQCRKESTVYYRLRFAKSFCKVIDQAAEPQRIAKAFSELRCVFGGAAIVPDVSIFRWERIPRTSSGRIANRFESPPDWAIEILSPDQAQTRPLEKLLHCVEHGTELGWLIDPEAESILTLSSESQIKLFRETQALPVLMGLDLVLSVNDVFSWLHL from the coding sequence ATGTATTTCTGCAGCTACCTGAGACTCAGCCCGCCAGTGAATACATCAACCACCGAGCAACCCAAAAAGCAATGCCGCAAGGAGAGCACAGTCTACTACAGGTTGCGCTTTGCAAAGTCATTTTGCAAAGTCATTGATCAAGCAGCAGAACCTCAGCGCATCGCTAAAGCCTTTTCGGAATTACGTTGCGTGTTTGGCGGTGCAGCAATTGTGCCCGATGTATCTATCTTTCGTTGGGAGCGAATTCCACGCACCTCATCAGGACGAATTGCAAATCGGTTTGAAAGCCCTCCAGACTGGGCGATCGAAATTCTATCGCCAGATCAAGCTCAAACCAGACCCTTAGAGAAGCTTTTACACTGCGTAGAACACGGCACGGAATTAGGATGGCTGATAGACCCAGAAGCAGAGAGTATATTGACCCTTTCTTCTGAGTCACAGATAAAGTTGTTTCGAGAAACGCAGGCTCTACCCGTTTTGATGGGTTTAGACCTGGTGCTTTCTGTCAATGACGTGTTTAGCTGGCTGCACTTATAG
- the cutA gene encoding divalent cation tolerance protein CutA: MSSQYSVVITTVSSDNAATNLAEALLSKQLAACVQVLPFPGNLTSTDIRLAQIAISAAS, encoded by the coding sequence ATATCTAGTCAATATTCAGTTGTAATTACGACAGTAAGTAGCGATAACGCGGCCACGAATCTAGCTGAAGCTCTGTTGAGCAAACAGCTTGCAGCTTGCGTTCAGGTGCTTCCTTTTCCGGGAAACCTTACGAGTACAGACATTCGTTTAGCACAGATTGCTATAAGTGCAGCCAGCTAA
- a CDS encoding class I SAM-dependent methyltransferase — translation MLNSTKRFSSRVENYVNYRPRYPAEVLNTLQQECGLTAASVIADVGSGTGFLSELFIANGNSVFAIEPNLEMRTAGEQYLGNNPKFTSIDGTAENTTLANQSVDFVVAGQAFHWFERSQSMGEFARILKSTGWVMLVWNERDTSSTPFLVAYEQLLKTYSLDYGQVNHKRIDRAVLSDCFSPSEIYEKRASYTQTFDYEGIKGRMLSSSYVPEIGQRNHEEMVARLNEIFREHSVSDRIHFKYTTRMFYGQISPSTL, via the coding sequence ATGCTCAATTCAACCAAGCGCTTTTCTAGTCGCGTAGAGAACTACGTCAACTATCGACCCCGGTATCCTGCAGAAGTGCTGAATACCCTGCAACAAGAATGTGGTTTGACCGCTGCATCGGTGATAGCTGATGTGGGCTCTGGTACAGGGTTCCTTAGCGAACTGTTTATAGCCAATGGCAATTCTGTATTTGCAATCGAGCCAAATTTGGAGATGCGGACCGCCGGGGAACAGTATCTTGGCAACAATCCAAAGTTTACAAGTATCGATGGCACTGCGGAAAATACAACACTAGCTAACCAGAGTGTTGATTTCGTCGTAGCAGGACAGGCGTTTCATTGGTTTGAGCGCTCGCAGTCCATGGGCGAGTTTGCTCGAATACTAAAGTCTACTGGCTGGGTGATGTTGGTCTGGAACGAGCGCGATACCAGCTCTACCCCTTTTTTAGTTGCTTACGAGCAGCTATTGAAGACGTATTCACTTGACTATGGACAGGTGAATCACAAACGTATAGACAGAGCTGTTCTATCCGACTGTTTTAGTCCGTCTGAGATCTATGAAAAGAGAGCTAGCTATACTCAAACTTTCGACTATGAAGGAATAAAAGGCAGAATGCTGTCGTCTTCTTATGTACCTGAGATCGGCCAGCGTAACCATGAGGAGATGGTTGCTAGGCTCAATGAAATATTTCGAGAGCATAGTGTGAGCGATCGCATCCATTTCAAGTACACCACCCGCATGTTCTACGGACAAATCAGCCCTTCTACACTGTAA
- a CDS encoding photosystem I reaction center subunit IX → MIQTGFGRTSALEGFEQPFDPAQAIDLESPLTSTDTSVENTTRNAGALWPSSQPLSPWERFCRWVTSTENRIYIGWFGMLAIPTLATAAIVFVLAIIAAPAVDMDGTGRMVSGSLLDGNNLITAAVVPTSAAIGLHFYPIWEAASLDEWLINGGPYQLIVLHFIIGIISYQDREWELSYRLKMRPWISLAFTAPVAASVSVLLVYPVGQGGFASGMPLGISGTFTFMMQFQADHNILASPLHQMGVIGVLGGALLCAVHGSLVTSTVCRAPAQTMALTTTKTGTDRQKPKKAKTYSFEHAQAYQQTLLWRGAKFNSSRAVHFCLAALPVAGIWSAAIGVDLAAFDFDRLSFELPSHISVRKTVVPTWSDVVNQANLGIHTVGEKTPPKFSESGFPEFKLSEFVEPIAEDSASTLLSPHS, encoded by the coding sequence ATGATACAAACTGGCTTTGGTAGAACAAGCGCCTTGGAGGGATTTGAACAGCCGTTCGATCCAGCCCAGGCGATCGATCTCGAAAGTCCTTTAACAAGTACCGATACTAGCGTTGAAAACACTACCAGAAATGCCGGAGCGCTCTGGCCCTCTTCTCAGCCACTATCCCCCTGGGAGCGCTTTTGTCGGTGGGTAACAAGTACTGAAAATCGAATCTATATCGGTTGGTTCGGGATGTTGGCTATTCCAACCTTAGCCACGGCGGCCATTGTCTTTGTGCTAGCAATCATTGCTGCGCCTGCTGTCGATATGGATGGAACCGGACGAATGGTTTCGGGCTCTCTGCTCGATGGCAACAATCTGATTACGGCAGCGGTTGTCCCTACATCCGCTGCAATTGGTCTTCACTTCTATCCGATTTGGGAAGCGGCTTCTTTAGATGAGTGGCTGATCAACGGTGGGCCCTATCAGCTCATTGTCTTGCATTTCATCATTGGCATTATCAGCTACCAAGACAGAGAGTGGGAGTTGAGCTACCGCCTTAAGATGCGCCCTTGGATTTCGCTAGCGTTTACTGCCCCTGTTGCCGCATCTGTTTCGGTTCTATTGGTTTATCCCGTAGGACAAGGAGGGTTTGCGTCGGGAATGCCGCTTGGCATCTCAGGCACGTTCACTTTTATGATGCAGTTTCAAGCTGATCACAATATTTTGGCTAGTCCACTGCATCAGATGGGTGTGATTGGGGTTTTGGGCGGCGCATTGCTGTGCGCGGTTCACGGCTCTTTGGTGACTTCAACCGTATGTCGCGCTCCGGCCCAAACGATGGCCCTAACGACGACTAAAACAGGGACTGACAGACAAAAGCCGAAGAAAGCTAAAACATACAGTTTTGAACATGCTCAGGCCTATCAGCAGACTCTGCTTTGGCGAGGGGCGAAATTCAATAGCTCAAGAGCCGTTCATTTTTGTTTGGCGGCCTTGCCAGTGGCAGGCATCTGGTCGGCAGCAATCGGTGTGGATCTAGCTGCATTTGATTTCGATCGGCTTTCTTTTGAGTTGCCCTCGCATATCTCAGTTAGGAAGACTGTTGTCCCTACTTGGTCTGATGTGGTGAATCAAGCGAATCTTGGTATTCACACTGTGGGTGAAAAGACACCGCCTAAGTTTTCTGAGTCTGGGTTCCCTGAGTTCAAGCTTTCTGAGTTCGTCGAGCCAATCGCTGAAGATTCCGCTTCGACTTTGCTTAGTCCCCATTCCTGA
- the psaA gene encoding photosystem I core protein PsaA, with product MTASPPKRNQASAATEQSPIPTSFERWAKPGHFDRTLARGPKTTTWIWNLHADAHDFDSHTNDLQDISRKIFSAHFGHLAVVFVWLSGMYFHGARFSNFSSWMADPTHIRPSAQVVWPLVGQDILNGDMGGGFRGIQITSGLFQMWRGEGFTNEFQLYCTAIGALVMAGLMIFAGWFHYHVRSPKLEWFQNVQSMLNHHLAGLLGLGSLGWAGHLIHVALPTNKLLDAGVAPQDIPLPHEFVLDKALMAELYPSFAQGIRPFFTLNWATYSDFLTFNGGLNPVTGGLWMTDIAHHHVAIAVLFIFAGHMYRTNWGIGHSIRTMLEDARHPKMLPFLSFIGPVGHRGLFEVLTTSWHAQLSINLAMMGSLSIIVAQHMYSMPPYPYLATDYGTVTSLFTHHMWIGGFLIVGAAAHAGIFMVRDYDPAENVNNVLDRVLRHRDAIISHLVWVCQFLGFHSFAMYCHNDTMRAFGRPQDMFSDTGIQLQPIFAQWVQHIQTMAVGSAQVAEPLGDALGGIQNIALSGVGTTAPGVASPASYAFGGGLVAVGGKVAMMPISLGTADFLIHHIHAFTIHVTVLVLLKGVLFARNSRLIPDKSELGFRFPCDGPGRGGTCQVSAWDHVFLGLFWMYNSIAMVIFHFFWKMQSDVWGAVDANGTVSHITGGNFAQSSITINGWLRDFLWAQATQVISSYGSALSAYGLMFLAGHFVFAFSLMFLFSGRGYWQELIESIVWAHNKLRITTAIQPRALSITQGRAVGAAHYLLGSIVTTWAFFLARMAAIG from the coding sequence ATGACCGCCAGTCCTCCGAAGAGGAATCAGGCTAGCGCTGCAACCGAACAAAGTCCAATACCGACTTCTTTTGAGAGGTGGGCAAAACCAGGACATTTTGATCGCACGTTAGCAAGAGGGCCCAAAACCACCACTTGGATTTGGAACCTCCATGCCGATGCACATGATTTTGACTCACACACCAACGATTTACAAGATATCTCCCGCAAGATATTTTCTGCTCACTTTGGCCATTTAGCGGTGGTCTTTGTTTGGCTGAGCGGCATGTACTTTCACGGTGCTCGCTTTTCTAACTTTTCATCTTGGATGGCCGATCCTACCCACATTCGACCTAGTGCTCAAGTGGTGTGGCCTTTGGTTGGACAGGATATTCTCAACGGCGATATGGGAGGGGGCTTTAGAGGAATCCAAATCACCTCGGGTCTCTTTCAGATGTGGCGTGGAGAAGGCTTCACGAATGAATTTCAGCTATATTGCACCGCGATTGGCGCGTTGGTGATGGCAGGGTTGATGATCTTTGCGGGCTGGTTTCACTATCATGTGCGATCGCCCAAGCTGGAATGGTTTCAAAACGTGCAGTCAATGCTCAATCACCACCTAGCCGGGCTCCTCGGTCTAGGAAGCCTGGGTTGGGCAGGCCACTTGATCCATGTGGCGCTGCCTACAAACAAACTGTTGGATGCAGGTGTAGCGCCCCAAGATATTCCACTACCGCATGAATTTGTTCTTGATAAGGCCTTGATGGCGGAGCTTTACCCAAGCTTTGCTCAAGGGATTAGACCGTTCTTTACGCTCAATTGGGCGACCTACAGCGATTTTCTGACCTTCAATGGTGGACTAAATCCGGTGACTGGCGGCCTGTGGATGACTGATATTGCCCATCATCATGTGGCGATCGCCGTTCTCTTTATCTTTGCTGGCCATATGTACCGTACCAATTGGGGTATTGGTCATAGCATCAGAACCATGCTAGAAGATGCCAGACATCCAAAGATGCTGCCGTTCTTGAGCTTTATCGGCCCAGTCGGCCACAGAGGACTGTTTGAAGTACTCACCACCTCCTGGCACGCGCAGCTTTCAATCAACCTGGCGATGATGGGGTCACTGAGCATTATCGTGGCTCAGCATATGTACTCGATGCCGCCCTATCCGTATCTAGCAACAGACTACGGTACAGTAACGTCTCTCTTCACTCACCACATGTGGATTGGTGGATTCTTGATTGTTGGCGCGGCGGCGCATGCTGGCATTTTTATGGTGCGCGACTACGACCCTGCTGAGAATGTCAACAACGTTCTAGATAGAGTGCTGCGTCACCGGGATGCAATTATCTCTCACTTGGTTTGGGTCTGTCAGTTCTTAGGCTTTCATAGTTTTGCAATGTACTGTCATAACGACACCATGCGAGCATTTGGCCGACCTCAAGATATGTTCTCGGATACGGGCATTCAACTGCAGCCTATCTTTGCTCAGTGGGTACAGCATATTCAGACTATGGCAGTTGGTAGCGCTCAGGTCGCAGAGCCCCTAGGCGATGCGCTTGGTGGTATCCAAAACATCGCCCTATCAGGAGTGGGTACGACCGCACCAGGTGTCGCTAGTCCGGCAAGCTATGCCTTTGGCGGTGGCCTGGTGGCCGTCGGTGGCAAAGTAGCGATGATGCCAATCTCGCTCGGTACAGCTGATTTCTTGATCCATCATATCCACGCTTTTACGATTCACGTCACCGTGCTGGTACTCCTGAAAGGGGTTCTGTTTGCTCGCAACTCCAGGCTCATTCCTGATAAGTCAGAGCTAGGCTTCCGCTTTCCCTGTGATGGACCCGGTCGAGGCGGCACCTGTCAAGTCTCCGCTTGGGACCATGTCTTCCTTGGCTTGTTCTGGATGTACAACTCGATTGCCATGGTTATTTTCCACTTCTTTTGGAAAATGCAGTCAGATGTCTGGGGAGCGGTAGATGCCAATGGCACGGTTTCTCATATAACGGGCGGTAACTTTGCTCAATCGTCCATTACCATCAACGGCTGGCTACGAGACTTTTTGTGGGCGCAGGCGACCCAGGTAATTAGTTCATATGGGTCAGCGTTGTCTGCTTACGGGCTGATGTTTCTAGCTGGGCACTTTGTCTTCGCCTTCAGCTTGATGTTCTTGTTTAGCGGTCGCGGCTATTGGCAAGAGCTGATCGAATCAATTGTATGGGCCCACAACAAGTTGAGAATTACAACGGCGATTCAGCCTCGGGCGCTGAGCATTACCCAAGGCAGAGCAGTCGGAGCCGCTCACTATTTACTTGGCAGTATTGTCACGACTTGGGCGTTCTTCTTAGCGAGAATGGCCGCGATTGGTTAG
- the psaB gene encoding photosystem I core protein PsaB: protein MATKFPKFSQELQQDPTTRRIFYSLATAHDFESHDGMTEESLYQRIFASHFGHLAIIFLWTSGILFHVAWQGNFEAWIKDPLNISPIAHAIWDPQFGPAAMDAFTPAGAGNPVNFCYSGVYHWWYTIGLRTNGDLFAGAMFLLLLAAVMLYAGWLHLQPRYRPSLAWFKNAESRLNHHLAGLFGVSSLAWTGHLVHVAIPESRGQHVGWDNFLSMPPHPEGLKPFFTGNWGAYALNPDTSEHLFNTSQGAGTAILTFLGGFHPQTESLWLTDMAHHHLAIAVIFIIAGHMYRTNFGIGHSIKEMTESLQGPGWTGFFIAPNTGRGHKGIYDAYNNSLHFQLGWHLACLGVVTSLVAQHMYAMPPYAFIARDYTTTAALYTHHQYIAGFLMLGAFAHGGIFLIRDYDPVANENNVLARVLDHKEAIISHLSWVSLFLGFHTLALYVHNDCEVAFGSPDKQILVEPVFAQWIQAVHGKALYGISSLLSNPDSIASTAWPNHANVWLPGWLEAINNGTNSLFLAIGPGDFLVHHAIALGLHVTTLILVKGALDARGSKLMPDKKDFGYAFPCDGPGRGGTCDISAWDSVYLATFWMLNTLGWVTFYWHWKHLAIWSGNVAQFNEGSTYLMGWFRDYLWLNSAQLINGYNPYGTNNLAIWAWIFLFGHLVWAISFMFLITWRGYWQELIETLMWAHENTPLSFGYPKDKPVALSIVQARLVGLVHFTVGYIATYGAFLIASTGSRFP from the coding sequence ATGGCGACAAAATTTCCAAAATTTAGTCAGGAGTTACAGCAAGATCCGACCACCCGGCGAATCTTTTACTCTCTTGCCACGGCTCATGATTTTGAAAGCCACGATGGCATGACAGAAGAAAGTCTTTATCAAAGGATTTTTGCGTCCCATTTTGGCCATCTTGCCATTATCTTTCTTTGGACTTCTGGCATTCTTTTTCATGTGGCTTGGCAGGGGAACTTCGAGGCTTGGATCAAAGATCCGCTCAATATCTCACCGATCGCGCACGCCATCTGGGACCCTCAGTTTGGGCCAGCGGCAATGGACGCCTTTACGCCTGCTGGCGCGGGCAACCCGGTTAACTTCTGCTATTCGGGGGTGTATCACTGGTGGTACACCATCGGCCTGCGAACCAACGGCGATCTGTTCGCAGGCGCGATGTTCTTACTGCTGCTGGCCGCTGTCATGCTCTATGCCGGATGGCTGCATTTGCAACCGCGATATCGGCCTAGTCTAGCCTGGTTCAAAAATGCTGAATCTCGTTTAAACCATCACTTAGCTGGTTTGTTTGGCGTTAGCTCGCTCGCCTGGACTGGACATCTGGTGCATGTAGCGATTCCTGAATCGCGCGGACAGCATGTTGGCTGGGATAACTTTCTCTCTATGCCTCCCCATCCGGAAGGGTTGAAGCCTTTCTTCACAGGGAACTGGGGAGCCTATGCGCTCAATCCAGATACCTCAGAGCATCTGTTTAATACGTCCCAAGGGGCAGGTACTGCCATTCTCACTTTCTTGGGTGGGTTTCATCCGCAAACGGAGTCGCTGTGGCTGACGGATATGGCGCATCACCATTTGGCGATCGCAGTCATCTTCATCATTGCGGGTCATATGTACCGCACTAACTTTGGCATTGGGCACAGTATCAAAGAGATGACCGAATCGCTTCAAGGCCCAGGCTGGACAGGATTCTTCATCGCGCCTAACACTGGACGGGGCCACAAAGGTATTTATGATGCCTACAACAACTCTTTGCACTTCCAGTTAGGCTGGCACCTAGCCTGCCTTGGTGTTGTCACCTCGCTGGTGGCCCAGCATATGTATGCCATGCCGCCCTATGCCTTTATCGCCAGAGACTATACAACGACGGCAGCGCTCTATACGCACCATCAGTATATTGCTGGCTTTTTGATGTTAGGTGCCTTCGCCCACGGCGGTATCTTTTTAATCCGAGACTATGACCCGGTTGCCAATGAAAACAACGTACTTGCTAGAGTGCTTGACCACAAAGAAGCGATCATCTCTCATCTGAGCTGGGTTTCTTTGTTCCTAGGCTTTCACACCTTGGCGCTGTATGTACACAACGACTGTGAGGTCGCCTTTGGTAGCCCGGACAAACAGATTTTGGTTGAGCCTGTTTTTGCTCAGTGGATTCAAGCTGTTCATGGCAAAGCTCTCTATGGCATTAGCTCGCTGCTATCTAATCCTGATAGCATTGCCTCAACGGCTTGGCCCAACCATGCCAACGTCTGGCTACCAGGCTGGCTAGAGGCGATTAACAATGGCACCAACTCTTTGTTTCTAGCGATTGGGCCAGGAGACTTTCTAGTGCATCATGCGATCGCACTTGGTCTACATGTCACCACATTGATCCTAGTCAAAGGCGCACTGGACGCTCGCGGTTCCAAGCTGATGCCCGATAAAAAAGACTTCGGCTATGCCTTCCCCTGTGATGGTCCTGGTCGGGGTGGCACCTGCGATATCTCTGCCTGGGACTCTGTGTATCTAGCCACCTTCTGGATGCTAAATACATTGGGCTGGGTGACCTTCTACTGGCACTGGAAGCATCTGGCTATCTGGAGCGGGAACGTGGCTCAGTTCAATGAGGGCTCTACCTACCTAATGGGATGGTTTAGAGACTATCTATGGCTCAACTCTGCCCAGCTAATCAACGGATACAATCCGTACGGCACCAACAATCTCGCAATCTGGGCCTGGATCTTTCTCTTTGGTCATCTGGTATGGGCGATCAGCTTTATGTTCCTCATCACCTGGAGAGGCTACTGGCAAGAGCTGATAGAGACCCTGATGTGGGCTCATGAGAATACCCCGCTCTCGTTTGGCTATCCCAAAGACAAGCCAGTAGCACTATCGATTGTGCAGGCGCGGTTGGTGGGCCTGGTTCACTTTACCGTTGGTTATATTGCCACCTACGGCGCGTTTCTGATTGCCTCTACTGGCAGCAGGTTCCCGTGA
- a CDS encoding photosystem I reaction center subunit XI, translating into MSASDAYISDDPIQPYQGNPQLGNLATPINSSNLAKAFINNLPAYRPGLTPFLRGLEIGMAHGYFLVGPEVVFGPLKEGSHGANLSGLITAIYITVSACLGISIFALATFQGDPRGTYNSHSRDRLRPLRKKEDWYQLSGGILMGSLGGAIFAYALLENFELLDSILRGAVNVG; encoded by the coding sequence ATGTCTGCTAGCGATGCCTACATCAGCGACGATCCCATTCAGCCCTACCAGGGCAATCCTCAGTTGGGTAATCTAGCCACGCCCATCAATAGCTCCAACCTAGCCAAAGCCTTTATCAACAATCTTCCTGCCTATCGCCCCGGACTCACGCCTTTTCTTAGAGGATTAGAAATTGGGATGGCTCATGGTTACTTTTTAGTCGGACCCGAAGTAGTCTTCGGCCCGCTAAAAGAAGGCAGTCACGGGGCCAATCTCAGCGGCTTGATCACAGCTATCTACATTACCGTATCGGCCTGTTTGGGCATTTCTATTTTTGCCCTAGCAACCTTTCAAGGCGATCCGCGCGGCACATACAATTCTCATTCTAGAGATCGACTGCGTCCGCTCCGTAAAAAAGAAGATTGGTATCAGCTCAGTGGTGGTATCTTGATGGGCTCATTAGGCGGCGCAATCTTTGCCTATGCATTACTAGAAAATTTTGAATTGCTCGATAGCATTCTTCGAGGCGCTGTTAATGTGGGCTAG
- a CDS encoding photosystem I reaction center subunit III superfamily encodes MHKTIRKFFSLLLAAFVWLSVVSPAVAASEGYTDTHLVPCASSPAFNERMQNAPEGYYFDTPYQSYAANLLCGAEGLPHQQLRFDRAIDVLIPFGIFFYVAGFIGWSGRAYLISSNRNSKPEETEIFIDVALAIKSFVQGLLWPLLAVKELTTGELTAPVSEVSVSPR; translated from the coding sequence ATGCACAAGACTATACGCAAGTTTTTCTCGCTTTTATTAGCCGCTTTCGTGTGGCTCAGCGTGGTATCGCCTGCTGTTGCTGCCTCAGAAGGCTACACAGACACTCATTTAGTTCCCTGCGCTTCCTCACCGGCGTTCAATGAGAGAATGCAAAATGCCCCAGAAGGCTACTACTTTGATACGCCTTATCAGTCTTATGCTGCTAACTTGCTTTGCGGCGCAGAAGGATTGCCTCATCAGCAGCTCCGGTTCGACCGAGCCATAGATGTACTCATCCCCTTCGGAATTTTCTTCTATGTCGCTGGGTTTATTGGCTGGTCTGGCCGGGCTTATCTTATTAGCAGCAATCGCAATTCCAAACCAGAAGAAACAGAAATATTCATTGATGTGGCGCTGGCTATCAAATCCTTTGTACAAGGATTGCTATGGCCCCTCCTCGCTGTCAAAGAGCTAACGACCGGAGAGCTGACTGCGCCAGTATCTGAAGTCTCTGTATCCCCTCGATAA
- a CDS encoding response regulator encodes MRILLVEDDESVAKILHKVLTDEHYIVDVAYTGHIGWQLVSSFNYDLIILDVLLPELDGIKFCQQLRAQEYTLPVLFVTALDDSSEKIAGLNAGADDYITKPFELEELLARVRALLRRGKTSVVLTTLEWEGLRLEVNSRELTYRNNKLSLTPKEHAMLELFLRNPAQAFSREAIIDNLWSYSDAPGEETVTSHMKGLRRKLRTVGAPADLIETVYGVGYRLKPIETEVKPIETEELCSVDSRSATSDIVKLRHQHTQAALSALWKSVKSQQTNRLAILQQAFEQLQRGTLSKEMRESAYRSSHSLTGVLGIFGLETGSEIARQIQILLQGETPILADDQARLDALIRALQATIDEAIEHRGRTAVEIPKVPLLVLVDPQLRMMPALVGMLRTEGFTVKISHHIESLVAMLSSSRLLDKKAGINQTDRTNQTDSRTRSERTVPDVVLLGFSFADFEDDCESDLNDDLDRDLRSSQLDRLAKLVNEVPSLMLLICSGDGSLSSRVRAAQLGDYPFFYNPDVASVAKTIALLRSHPLSAPRKILAVDDDSQLLQTLKTRLALENYQIVTLDKPLEFWKTLQDENPDLLLLDISMPQFTGIELCQTVRRSPAWRHLPIVFFTAHAEPHLQQAAFKAGGDNLIEKSLSDAQLLAHLEHQMKRSYLQQVIATANSPTTVPP; translated from the coding sequence ATGAGGATTCTACTCGTAGAGGATGATGAATCAGTTGCTAAAATCCTTCACAAGGTGCTAACTGATGAGCACTACATTGTTGATGTCGCCTATACTGGACATATTGGTTGGCAACTGGTTAGTTCCTTTAACTACGATCTGATTATTCTAGATGTCTTGCTGCCAGAGCTAGATGGTATTAAGTTTTGTCAGCAACTACGTGCCCAAGAATACACCTTGCCTGTGCTTTTCGTCACAGCTCTCGATGATAGCAGCGAAAAAATTGCAGGACTAAATGCTGGGGCAGACGACTACATCACTAAACCGTTTGAACTAGAGGAGCTGCTAGCTCGAGTGCGAGCGCTCTTAAGACGAGGAAAAACCTCTGTTGTCCTGACTACCCTCGAGTGGGAAGGACTGCGGCTAGAGGTAAACAGTAGAGAGCTGACTTATCGAAACAATAAACTTTCGCTCACACCTAAAGAACACGCTATGTTGGAGCTGTTCTTGAGAAATCCAGCTCAAGCATTTAGTCGAGAGGCGATCATAGACAACCTTTGGAGCTACAGTGATGCTCCCGGAGAGGAGACGGTTACCTCTCATATGAAAGGGCTGCGTCGAAAGCTTAGAACCGTAGGTGCGCCTGCCGATCTCATTGAAACGGTGTACGGCGTGGGCTACCGTTTAAAGCCGATAGAGACTGAAGTAAAGCCGATAGAGACTGAAGAGTTATGTTCTGTTGATTCTCGTAGTGCCACTTCAGATATTGTGAAGCTTCGCCATCAGCACACACAGGCGGCGCTATCGGCTCTGTGGAAGTCAGTGAAGTCTCAACAAACCAACCGATTGGCAATATTACAACAGGCATTCGAGCAGCTTCAAAGAGGGACTCTCTCAAAGGAGATGAGAGAGTCTGCTTATCGTAGCTCGCACAGTTTGACAGGGGTGCTCGGTATTTTCGGGCTAGAGACAGGATCTGAGATCGCTAGGCAAATCCAGATCCTACTACAGGGCGAAACTCCTATCTTGGCAGACGATCAGGCCCGCTTGGATGCACTCATCAGAGCGTTGCAGGCAACGATTGATGAGGCTATTGAGCATCGGGGCCGTACAGCAGTAGAGATCCCAAAAGTGCCGCTGTTAGTCTTGGTAGATCCGCAATTGAGGATGATGCCAGCGCTGGTGGGTATGCTGCGAACAGAAGGATTTACGGTAAAGATTTCGCATCATATAGAGTCTTTGGTAGCGATGCTATCTTCTTCTAGATTGCTTGATAAGAAAGCTGGAATAAATCAAACAGATAGAACAAACCAGACAGATAGTCGCACTCGCTCGGAGAGAACAGTTCCAGATGTGGTGCTGCTAGGGTTCTCTTTTGCGGATTTTGAGGACGATTGTGAGAGTGATTTGAATGATGACTTGGACAGAGACTTGAGATCGAGCCAGCTAGATAGGCTAGCTAAATTAGTGAATGAAGTGCCATCTTTGATGCTGCTGATATGTAGTGGTGATGGATCGCTATCAAGTCGAGTTAGAGCTGCGCAGCTAGGTGACTATCCCTTCTTTTACAATCCGGATGTCGCTAGTGTGGCTAAGACGATAGCGCTGCTGCGATCGCATCCTCTCTCAGCTCCTCGCAAAATCTTAGCTGTTGACGACGACTCTCAACTTTTGCAGACACTGAAAACTCGACTCGCGCTAGAAAACTACCAAATTGTCACTTTAGACAAACCACTAGAGTTCTGGAAAACCCTACAGGACGAGAATCCAGATTTGCTGCTATTAGATATCTCGATGCCGCAATTTACCGGCATTGAGCTTTGTCAAACGGTGCGTCGGTCACCCGCTTGGCGCCATCTGCCTATTGTTTTCTTTACGGCTCACGCTGAGCCTCATCTTCAGCAGGCCGCATTTAAAGCGGGCGGTGATAACCTGATCGAAAAATCTCTGTCCGACGCACAGCTATTGGCTCATCTTGAGCATCAGATGAAGCGCTCGTACCTACAACAGGTGATCGCCACCGCTAATAGCCCTACCACTGTCCCCCCATGA